aaatacatgtacgaactcatagtacgcgatggtacctacattataaattcgattagacattttaaattcgattatacctgtattgttctgtattatctccccacccacaacccccctccccccaccccccagttagaaaaaagaggaaaaaggagaggaagaaagataaagaaataaaaaatataaaaaaaggaaagaaagaaagaaagaagaaagaaagaaacctggagacaggaaggaaacacttccggctaatttcttattaaattctttttaagggtatcaaaacaatcctaaaattaaatatttccaattcttaatcctagttttaaagtgaatgggttccaaagtttcaaaaagaaatcatatttatttctcagattataagtagctttttctaatgggatacaactacacatttctgcaaaccatcttgcaattcttatttcattgtgatctttccaagtgaccgccacacatttttttgctattgctattgctattttgagaaatctttcctgatatttatctaaaattaatcttggtaatattcctttagtatctcccagtaaaaacaaccttgaatccaatggtatggtctttttcatcaattgttccaaaaagttttttagggctttccaaaaaggagttaccttcggacatgcccatgtggagtgtaaaaaagtacccacatcctggttgcatctaaaacaaattccaggtaaatttggatttaaattgtttaattttttcggagttaaatgtaattgatgtaaaaaattatattgtacaaaacaatatctcacattaatagtatttttcatactttctaaacataatctttcccaacttggttcatcaatgctaatatttgtcttgatttttgaattcctatctttggactagatttttgtaacaatttatacattgaagatataattttttttagttcccttgccctgaatcagggattcaattcctttaatttgaaataaaaacattgaattacctaacttttcccttaaaaaagattgtaattgataatagaaaaaaatactattccctggaatttgatatttgtttctcaattgagaaaatgtcaaaaaattatttccttcatagcaatctcctatatgtttaatacccttctgttcccagacttgtaatatttgattattccaagcaaacggcagtagtctattttttactaatggagttttagctgttagaaaaaatcttttatcattagctttaactgttttcaacaatatattaattaaatttgttagcaaaggtgactcttgatccttaactaataggttcgcttcccatttatagataaattcttctgggcatagttcttttattttatccatctcaattttaacccatgctgtttttctaccctcttgataaaaggatgaaataaaactcatttgtgctgccaaatagtaatttttaaaatttggtaattgcaatccacttaattcaaatttccatgtcaatttttccatagacacttttggcattttacctttccaaacaaAATTtcacacaattttattcaattcttgaaaaattttatttggtaaaggtataggcagtgtttggaataaatattgtatcctcggaaaaatattcatcttaatacagttcagtctccctagcaatgtaattggaagattcattcatttcttcaagtcctcatctatttttttaattagtggtttataatttagtttatacagattatttaacttattatctactttaacccctagataccatgccttctttttgccatttaaactgactttcgcttttacattgatcataattaccttcaaaaagaggcattatttcagttttatctttattaattttgtatcctgatactttcccgtattcttccagtctgaaatataattttcttaaggattccaatggtctagtaagacaaattaaaacatcatctgcaaataaagtaattttgtgattttcctgattaactttaaatccttcaatgtctaaatctgatcttattagttctgccagaggttcaataaccaatacaaataaagctggtgacaagggacatccctgtctactagatctttccaaattaaatgattgagaagattggccatttgtcaccactttggctttaggttgtttataaagggcttttacccagttaatgaaaccatttcccaatccatacttttctaatactttaaataaaaaatcccattctaacctgtcaaacgccttttcagcatctaaagcaactgctacacttcattcctttcttttctgtgctaaatgtaaaatacttataaatcttgctacattatcagataatctttttttgacaaatccagtttggtcctctttaaacagcttaggtaaaaattctgccaatctccttgccaaaagcttagcaactattttataatctgcattcaacaatgatattggtctataagaagatgcttttaaagggtctttccctttttttggaattacgattataattgccattgagaaggattctggtaatgtagaagttttttccgcttgatgtatcacttccataaatactggtaccaAACAAATCTTaaatttttttatagaactcaggcgggaaaccatcttcccctggtgatttattacttggtaaagaatgtaatacttcctccacttctctcaaagtaaaggaggcatttagtcccatctgctcctcattagagattgttggtaattgtatcttggataaaaaattatttatcttaaattcatccttttcagattcagaatgatacagattagtgtagaattgcttaaatacctcattgatttctctaggtttataagtaataatgttttgatctgttctaattgaatttattgttcttaatatttgttcttctttcagttgccatgccaataccttgtgcgctcttgctcctaattcataatatctttggttagttcgtaatattagtttttctgttctgtaagtatgtaaagtattgtattgaaattttttatttgcaagttgtattttttttatatctgaagaagctttatgTTAGTCTTTTTCtagtacggtgatttctttttctaatctttcagattccttcctatagtttttctttatcttagacgagtagcttataatttggcctctcaaataagccttcattgcatcccatacaataaatttatcattaactgaatttaaatttgtttccaaaaataatccaatttgtcctcgaataaaatcacaaaagtcttgccttttcaatagtaaagagttgagtctccatctatatactgactgttctttatctggcatcgtaattttcattaataatggtgaatgatcaGATCACAATCTAGCcttataatctatttgtattattctaccccttaattgagctgaaatcaaaaatagatctattctagaatatgtatcatgtctattggaataaaaggacggtGGCGGTGACTGAAACACAATCCGGTATGAcgagagaaatgaaaaggagagtcCGCAAGATCTACCTGGTTGAATAAATTGAGTAATACATTGTGCTATTATTTGCATTGCTTTTCATCAGCTTCGTGAGTTAATACAAGGCTGTTCTTAATAAATAAAACATAGCCTTCTTATTAAGGAATTAATGTAAGTCGGTGATCAATTTCTCAGGACGTAGATGTCGCGGCACGAacagcatttattgcacatcaCTAATTGCCCTCTGAGTAGATCGCTCGGCCATTTCCAAGGACATTTGATCGTCAACCGAGTTGGATCTTTAACAAAATAAGAGTGTTGCGCTCATCTTTTTTCAGACAGTTTATTTTTTTCAAGTATTCGAGGCGATTAACTGTATTTAAGGTGCggaaaaataatttacattgtgTCCCTGGATTGTGCCACTGGATTCCTTGTTCGATAATTAAATCGGTGCCTCGCCACCGCACCCCAACCTCTAGTTGATGCCTCGAGTTCTtatttcttggtcctccaaaatattccaaatggaatttaaactggaggtggcggagtatggacttaagcaagaagggcttcttggagacgaAGAGCTGACATAAATTTAGTTGCCTAATATGTAATTTAGTAGCCTAATATGCAAACCGCCGGGGATTTTAAAAAATTACAACAATAGAAGTCTCGGATACAATAATTACCTTGCCTCCGATCTGGTTGCCACATCGGCCGGCTTGTATGTGCACGATCTCCCGCATGGGAAATGTGTTAATTTGAGTTTAGGGAAGGAACGAAtgtaagaaagagagaaagaaagacggAAGCCGGACTGTCCCGCTGGTTTGCAGAGTGACCGCGCCGCTCTCAGCAGTTCACCAGTTCCTGTGGGATTGCGGCCCTTCAGTTAATAACCATGTCCAAAACCGGGATTATTCCCGTCACGATCTcacacacctttataagatcacccctcatcctcctgcgctccaaggaataaggtcctagtctgcccaatctctccctacagtgAGGCCCTCAgaccctggcaacgtcctcataagtatctctacatcctttccaatgtatccacattcttcaaacagcagagtgaacaaaactaaacacatTAGTCCACACTGGACATCCTTAATATGAAATGATGCACGGCTTACCCAAATATAGATGCACCTGAAGACTGGAGCGCGAGAGACGAGTGAACTGATGTGgattaaaatatgttttaataatattatttccatcctgatcccgggctgtgaacggagatgcgggcggcgggttccactgcccaacaggtgcaacgcctcctcagttacacctccttagcgctggtccctgtccctttctgtcctgccttacacaatcccagggcaatctctccgctttcgtctatattcaggccggtttaatgtctaactgacccctccctcgagtgattagttggaagtggccaggacaccttcacactgaacacttgcagacaaataaggtcattgcccgagacggcagcgcgcgcagtgggaaacactgaaccaggaagtggcggagttacaatggctgcgaatGACTCGGTCGAGAGttggaccgaggaggcagtttgtcccatctgcctggatttcttcaccgatccggttacactggagtgcgggcacaacttctgccgctcctgtatcacacagagttgggacagggaggagagaaacgcctgcccggaatgtagagaggagtttacagtcCGCACCCTGAGGGTGAATCGGGCCTTagttagactggctgagaaagctcgaacactgagcctgaatcggaaaataattccagagaagaaaagtaaacttcactgcgagaaacatcaggaagaactgaatctGTTTTGTGAGactgataagaagctgatctgcctggtttgtgcagctgggcgggaacacaagtatcacagcttcatgccggtagatgaagctgttgaaatctacaaggtaaaagcaaatcgTTTTTGATGACATCATTGTGTAATCTATTCTTTATTGTCTGACATGTTTATTCTCTGATCTGAAACCCAACCCCAGGATCAGGTGGAATCATCTTTCGAATCTCTCACAAAAAAGAAATCAGACATCGAGTCCATGGAGTGGCGACAGGAAATGAACATTTCTGGAGTTCAGGTGAGGCTTTGTCTTATTGATTTAAGGTTTTTGTGTAGATTTAATCCCTCTGTTGTGTGTAATAAGTGGGCACCTGTGTAGAGCTCAGTggtcgagggcccgagctattgggagaggttggacaggcaaggACTTTACCAAATGGAGCGCAGAAGTCTGAATGATGATCTATTGcacgtgtataatatcatgaaacGAAATGTTCGGGTGAATACTCAGTCCGTTACCCTGAGTAGGGCGTCGAGAGtgcgagggcatgggtttaaggtgtgagggaacAGATTTAATACGAACATTAAGGGCAACTTTGGtagtgggtatacggaatgagctgccagagaaggtagttgagtcaggtaccataacaacagttTAAACGTCATTGAACAAATTCCTGGAGGAAAAAGTTTTAGAACTATCTGGGGCAAATGCGGACAGGTGGAAATAGCGCAGGTGGGACGTCTTGGTCGGTATCTAACACCCCTTGCTGTATGAATCTGTGAAGTCTGTCATTAAAAGTGGTGCTGCTGTCTGCTAGTCCTGGTGACGTGGTTCTGTCCAATGAGGGTTAATGGACACATGaaatggaacaggttgcagggaattgtactggggaaatgggaatgatgtgcttgtacattactTTCACCAACTATTTCAGTCATATTAAGCCGAGCTCTTGAATTGCCAAGGTAATGAAAGCAATGGATTAAATAGATGTAAaacgggattaaaagtaccattagcaaatttgcagatgatactaaactgggggatagtgtgaattgtgaggaagatgcaataaggctgcagggtgacatggacaggttgtgtgagtgggcggatacatggcagatgcagtttaatgtagataagtgtgaggttattcactttggaagtaagaatagaaaggcagattattatctgaatggtgtcaagttaggaagaggggatgttcaacgagatctgggtgtcctagtgcatcagtcactgaaaggaagcatgcaggtacagcaggcagtgaagaaagccaatggaatgttggccttcataacaagaggagttgagtataggagcaaagaggtccttctacagttgtaccgggccctggtgagaccgcacctggagtactgtgtgcagttttggtctccaaatttgaggaaggatattcttgctattgagggcgtgcagcgtaggttcactaggttaattcccggaatggcgggactgtcgtatgttgaaaggctggagcaattaggcttgtatacactggaatttagaaggatgaggggggatcttattgaaacatataagataattaggggattggacacattagaggcaggaaacatgttcccaatgttgggggagtccagaacaaggggccacagtttaagaataaggggtaggccatttcgaacggagatgaggaagaactttttcagtcagagagtggtgaaggtgtggatttctctgcctcagaaggcagtggaggccagttcattggatgctttcaagagagagctggatagagctcttaaggatagcggagtgagggggtatgg
The window above is part of the Rhinoraja longicauda isolate Sanriku21f chromosome 43, sRhiLon1.1, whole genome shotgun sequence genome. Proteins encoded here:
- the LOC144612227 gene encoding zinc-binding protein A33-like, producing MAANDSVESWTEEASWDREERNACPECREEFTVRTLRVNRALVRLAEKARTLSLNRKIIPEKKSKLHCEKHQEELNLFCETDKKLICLVCAAGREHKYHSFMPVDEAVEIYKDQVESSFESLTKKKSDIESMEWRQEMNISGVQEESHNLQSQITSQFAELHQILTEKEQCLLGEIQEEEKKIVKTMEKNLQEIQENLKSIQEELSKLQEQIDHKDGVIFLKEVAGRKTR